In Juglans microcarpa x Juglans regia isolate MS1-56 chromosome 4S, Jm3101_v1.0, whole genome shotgun sequence, a single window of DNA contains:
- the LOC121263614 gene encoding glycine-rich domain-containing protein 1-like isoform X2 encodes MIKRARNKVLEAKQRIERMELEQEFEWNEAQNIEISVDLVAAAKRHLQFLAIVDRNRYLYDGPALERAIYRYNACWLPLLAKHSESQISEGPLVVPLDCEWVWHCHRLNPVQYKSDCEKLYGRILDSSNVLSSVQGTCQRQTEEIWNTLYPEEPYNFNLTRGFSEHISETLPGIEKYTQYDLVSAAKRQSPFFYQVSRPHMNNDHFLEGSVARYKGFLHLIKRNKEKFIRRFCVPTYDIDLIWHTHQLHPVDYCKDLSEVLGKVLEHDDMDSDRTKGKKLDVGFSGTTKQWEETFGRRYWRAGAMYRGSAPSPLTTTTCLSDMTGKEVVASDEFQKIIQLPQLEVVEVLLEFVGVKNLPEGHKGSLFVSFSKKQPDTIFKANRNLSILSESGEKQVASFQCEPTGELLFELKSHSTSNLPLKRAPKVLGSTSLFLQDFLAPVSELSVEKWLELVPSSSSVISKPIGLRVAVSFTVPSPAPHMLRMICSQLFPKSSCFFPLPGKVRHAKSMVHIIDETGEELLSLQMRDSRKDKEKENCILSKEVIGIMASGETRTLADFAGTGWFLMDSHWSLHFRKNSGHDGHLFELSGNRMVKFFPGRKLGYEPNHCEKHRSEKDFMTAVEFSMEDPYGKEVALLDLKSGIFNVKEEWMVVPGITAAFILADVFKKGGYDGFAVNLKNLEMESLGEEVNVDINAAISENVNLSGGGCGGKCVW; translated from the exons ATGATTAAGAGAGCAAGAAACAAAGTGCTCGAAGCAAAGCAGAG AATTGAGAGGATGGAGTTGGAGCAAGAATTCGAGTGGAATGAAGCGCAAAACATTGAGATAAGTGTGGACCTTGTAGCAGCAGCCAAACGGCACCTTCAGTTCCTTGCCATTGTTGATAGGAATCGTTACCTCTATGATGGCCCTGCCCTTGAGAGGGCCATCTACAG GTATAATGCTTGTTGGCTTCCCTTGCTTGCCAAACATTCCGAGTCCCAGATTTCTGAGGGCCCTTTGGTTGTTCCTCTCGATTGTGAATGGGTTTGGCATTGTCACAGGCTTAATCCA GTACAATACAAATCTGACTGTGAGAAACTTTATGGAAGAATCCTAGACAGCTCTAATGTTTTGTCTTCTGTTCAAGGCACTTGTCAGAGGCAAACTGAAGAAATATGGAATACACTGTATCCAGAAGAGCCCTACAACTTCAACCTAACTAGAGGATTCTCAGAACATATCTCTGAGACACTTCCTGGCATTGAAAAATACACTCAATATGATCTGGTTTCAGCAGCTAAAAGACAGAGTCCTTTCTTTTACCAG GTATCCAGACCCCATATGAACAATGATCACTTTCTTGAAGGATCTGTGGCTAGATATAAAGGCTTTTTGCatctaattaaaagaaataaggaGAAGTTCATACGACGTTTTTGTGTTCCTACATACGATATTGACCTCATCTGGCACACTCACCAGTTGCACCCTGTTGATTATTGTAAAGATCTCAGTGAAGTGCTTGGAAAGGTTCTGGAGCATGATGATATGGACTCGGACAGAACTAAAGGGAAGAAGCTGGATGTTGGGTTTTCTGGAACTACCAAGCAGTGGGAAGAGACATTTGGTAGAAGGTATTGGAGAGCTGGGGCAATGTATAGGGGCAGTGCCCCATCTCCTCTCACAACCACTACTTGCTTATCCGACATGACTGGCAAGGAGGTTGTTGCATCAGACGAGTTTCAGAAAATAATTCAGCTCCCACAGCTGGAGGTTGTGGAG GTGCTTTTGGAGTTTGTTGGAGTTAAAAACTTACCAGAAGGGCACAAAGGAAGTCTCTTCGTCTCATTTAGTAAGAAACAACCTGACACAATCTTTAAAGCGAATCGGAACCTGAGTATTTTGTCTGAGTCCGGAGAGAAACAGGTCGCTTCTTTTCAATGTGAACCGACAGGAGAACTACTCTTCGAACTCAAGTCCCATTCAACTTCCAACTTACCGCTAAAAAGGGCTCCAAAAGTATTGGGTTCTACTTCACTCTTTCTGCAAGACTTTCTGGCCCCCGTCTCTGAACTTTCAGTTGAAAAATGGTTGGAGTTGGTGCCAAGTTCTAGCAGTGTGATCTCAAAACCAATTGGCCTTCGAGTTGCTGTCTCTTTCACTGTTCCATCTCCAGCACCACATATGCTTCGCATGATTTGTTCTCAACTGTTTCCAAAAAGTTCTTGTTTCTTCCCCCTTCCCGGAAAGGTTCGACATGCCAAGAGCATGGTGCATATCATTGATGAAACTGGTGAAGAGCTGCTCAGCCTCCAAATGAG GGACTCGAGGAAggacaaggaaaaagaaaattgcatcCTTAGTAAGGAGGTAATTGGTATCATGGCTTCTGGCGAAACACGCACTCTTGCTGACTTCGCTGGGACTGGGTGGTTTTTGATGGATTCGCATTGGTCCcttcattttagaaaaaattctGGCCATGATGGCCATCTCTTTGAGCTTTCTGGCAATAGAATG GTAAAATTTTTCCCTGGAAGAAAGCTGGGGTATGAGCCCAATCATTGTGAGAAGCATAGAAGTGAGAAGGACTTTATGACGGCAGTTGAATTCTCTATGGAAGACCCATATGGCAAGGAAGTGGCACTGCTCGACTTGAAATCTGGAATTTTCAAT GTAAAGGAAGAATGGATGGTGGTGCCTGGAATTACAGCTGCATTTATACTTGCTGATGTTTTTAAGAAGGGGGGATATGATGGATTCGCtgtgaatttaaaaaacttgGAGATGGAAAGTCTAGGTGAAGAAGTCAATGTGGATATCAATGCTGCAATATCTGAGAATGTCAATTTGTCTGGTGGAGGTTGCGGTGGAAAGTGTG TGTGGTAG
- the LOC121263614 gene encoding glycine-rich domain-containing protein 1-like isoform X1 — protein sequence MIKRARNKVLEAKQRIERMELEQEFEWNEAQNIEISVDLVAAAKRHLQFLAIVDRNRYLYDGPALERAIYRYNACWLPLLAKHSESQISEGPLVVPLDCEWVWHCHRLNPVQYKSDCEKLYGRILDSSNVLSSVQGTCQRQTEEIWNTLYPEEPYNFNLTRGFSEHISETLPGIEKYTQYDLVSAAKRQSPFFYQVSRPHMNNDHFLEGSVARYKGFLHLIKRNKEKFIRRFCVPTYDIDLIWHTHQLHPVDYCKDLSEVLGKVLEHDDMDSDRTKGKKLDVGFSGTTKQWEETFGRRYWRAGAMYRGSAPSPLTTTTCLSDMTGKEVVASDEFQKIIQLPQLEVVEVLLEFVGVKNLPEGHKGSLFVSFSKKQPDTIFKANRNLSILSESGEKQVASFQCEPTGELLFELKSHSTSNLPLKRAPKVLGSTSLFLQDFLAPVSELSVEKWLELVPSSSSVISKPIGLRVAVSFTVPSPAPHMLRMICSQLFPKSSCFFPLPGKVRHAKSMVHIIDETGEELLSLQMRDSRKDKEKENCILSKEVIGIMASGETRTLADFAGTGWFLMDSHWSLHFRKNSGHDGHLFELSGNRMVKFFPGRKLGYEPNHCEKHRSEKDFMTAVEFSMEDPYGKEVALLDLKSGIFNVKEEWMVVPGITAAFILADVFKKGGYDGFAVNLKNLEMESLGEEVNVDINAAISENVNLSGGGCGGKCGSSCGNVLKIFENGNLSGGKCGSSCGNALKSGGCGGSGCRNMVKSGGCGNMVTSGGCGGCGGSFENILKSGGSCGGCGTKSDHSCAEEHSKEATFYSSKAVAV from the exons ATGATTAAGAGAGCAAGAAACAAAGTGCTCGAAGCAAAGCAGAG AATTGAGAGGATGGAGTTGGAGCAAGAATTCGAGTGGAATGAAGCGCAAAACATTGAGATAAGTGTGGACCTTGTAGCAGCAGCCAAACGGCACCTTCAGTTCCTTGCCATTGTTGATAGGAATCGTTACCTCTATGATGGCCCTGCCCTTGAGAGGGCCATCTACAG GTATAATGCTTGTTGGCTTCCCTTGCTTGCCAAACATTCCGAGTCCCAGATTTCTGAGGGCCCTTTGGTTGTTCCTCTCGATTGTGAATGGGTTTGGCATTGTCACAGGCTTAATCCA GTACAATACAAATCTGACTGTGAGAAACTTTATGGAAGAATCCTAGACAGCTCTAATGTTTTGTCTTCTGTTCAAGGCACTTGTCAGAGGCAAACTGAAGAAATATGGAATACACTGTATCCAGAAGAGCCCTACAACTTCAACCTAACTAGAGGATTCTCAGAACATATCTCTGAGACACTTCCTGGCATTGAAAAATACACTCAATATGATCTGGTTTCAGCAGCTAAAAGACAGAGTCCTTTCTTTTACCAG GTATCCAGACCCCATATGAACAATGATCACTTTCTTGAAGGATCTGTGGCTAGATATAAAGGCTTTTTGCatctaattaaaagaaataaggaGAAGTTCATACGACGTTTTTGTGTTCCTACATACGATATTGACCTCATCTGGCACACTCACCAGTTGCACCCTGTTGATTATTGTAAAGATCTCAGTGAAGTGCTTGGAAAGGTTCTGGAGCATGATGATATGGACTCGGACAGAACTAAAGGGAAGAAGCTGGATGTTGGGTTTTCTGGAACTACCAAGCAGTGGGAAGAGACATTTGGTAGAAGGTATTGGAGAGCTGGGGCAATGTATAGGGGCAGTGCCCCATCTCCTCTCACAACCACTACTTGCTTATCCGACATGACTGGCAAGGAGGTTGTTGCATCAGACGAGTTTCAGAAAATAATTCAGCTCCCACAGCTGGAGGTTGTGGAG GTGCTTTTGGAGTTTGTTGGAGTTAAAAACTTACCAGAAGGGCACAAAGGAAGTCTCTTCGTCTCATTTAGTAAGAAACAACCTGACACAATCTTTAAAGCGAATCGGAACCTGAGTATTTTGTCTGAGTCCGGAGAGAAACAGGTCGCTTCTTTTCAATGTGAACCGACAGGAGAACTACTCTTCGAACTCAAGTCCCATTCAACTTCCAACTTACCGCTAAAAAGGGCTCCAAAAGTATTGGGTTCTACTTCACTCTTTCTGCAAGACTTTCTGGCCCCCGTCTCTGAACTTTCAGTTGAAAAATGGTTGGAGTTGGTGCCAAGTTCTAGCAGTGTGATCTCAAAACCAATTGGCCTTCGAGTTGCTGTCTCTTTCACTGTTCCATCTCCAGCACCACATATGCTTCGCATGATTTGTTCTCAACTGTTTCCAAAAAGTTCTTGTTTCTTCCCCCTTCCCGGAAAGGTTCGACATGCCAAGAGCATGGTGCATATCATTGATGAAACTGGTGAAGAGCTGCTCAGCCTCCAAATGAG GGACTCGAGGAAggacaaggaaaaagaaaattgcatcCTTAGTAAGGAGGTAATTGGTATCATGGCTTCTGGCGAAACACGCACTCTTGCTGACTTCGCTGGGACTGGGTGGTTTTTGATGGATTCGCATTGGTCCcttcattttagaaaaaattctGGCCATGATGGCCATCTCTTTGAGCTTTCTGGCAATAGAATG GTAAAATTTTTCCCTGGAAGAAAGCTGGGGTATGAGCCCAATCATTGTGAGAAGCATAGAAGTGAGAAGGACTTTATGACGGCAGTTGAATTCTCTATGGAAGACCCATATGGCAAGGAAGTGGCACTGCTCGACTTGAAATCTGGAATTTTCAAT GTAAAGGAAGAATGGATGGTGGTGCCTGGAATTACAGCTGCATTTATACTTGCTGATGTTTTTAAGAAGGGGGGATATGATGGATTCGCtgtgaatttaaaaaacttgGAGATGGAAAGTCTAGGTGAAGAAGTCAATGTGGATATCAATGCTGCAATATCTGAGAATGTCAATTTGTCTGGTGGAGGTTGCGGTGGAAAGTGTGGTAGTAGCTGTGGAAATGTCTTGAAAATATTCGAAAATGGCAATTTGTCTGGTGGAAAGTGTGGTAGTAGCTGTGGAAATGCCTTAAAGAGTGGTGGCTGTGGTGGTAGTGGATGTAGAAACATGGTTAAGAGCGGCGGGTGTGGGAACATGGTGACGAGCGGAGGCTGTGGTGGGTGTGGCGGTAGCTTTGAAAACATATTGAAGAGTGGTGGTAGCTGTGGTGGGTGTGGCACTAAATCTGATCACTCCTGCGCTGAAGAACATTCAAAGGAAGCAACCTTCTACTCTAGCAAGGCAGTAGCCGTTTGA
- the LOC121263863 gene encoding myrcene synthase, chloroplastic-like: MPFSMALHTLGSLPVSNFARQYFPSKPPMISHVTTKNASTSITVNPCPLRCMASSTVNEISDSPVTTRRAANYQPALWKDNYILSLTSEYVGEPYTRRADQLKAEVKRMFHKVVDPLEKLELIDVLQKLGLSYHFEDEVKRTLEAIYNTIHQAGDICKKENLYATSLEFRLLRQHGYSVPQEIFNIFMNEKGKFKASLCDDPKGLLYLFEASFLSIEGETILDEARAFATKQLEEYVEQNKNQNLSTFVGHALELPLHWRMLRSEARWFIDTYRREVGMNPVLLELAELDFNMVQAVHQQDVKRESRWWKSTGLGEKLGFARDRLMVNFLWTVGKSFQPHFGYGRRMITRLNCLITTIDDIYDVYGSFELELFTDIIERWDVNAIDQLPYYMQISFLTLNNFVNEMAFDILKEQELNVIQYLRKAWIDQCRSYLVEAKWYYMGYTPSLQEYSQNAWISISGPVILAHAYCFTTFPMTKESLASMEDNMTNIIYWSSMILRLANDLGTSSIELKRGDIPKSIQCYMNETGASEKDAREHIRYLISEAWKKMNKERATSSSFSQAFMEYAMNLARTAQCIYQYGDGHGTQDRETRDNVLSLLINPIPLRK; this comes from the exons ATGCCTTTCTCAATGGCTCTTCACACTCTTGGTTCGCTCCCTGTTAGCAATTTCGCTAGACAATATTTCCCGTCTAAACCTCCCATGATCTCTCATGTAACAACCAAAAATGCATCCACAAGTATCACCGTTAATCCGTGTCCTCTCCGGTGCATGGCCAGTAGTACTGTTAATGAAATCTCTGATAGTCCCGTTACTACTCGCCGAGCTGCTAACTATCAACCTGCCTTGTGGAAGGACAACTACATCTTGTCATTGACTAGCGAATATGTG gGGGAGCCATACACTAGACGAGCTGATCAGTTGAAGGCAGAAGTTAAGAGAATGTTTCACAAAGTGGTAGATCCATTAGAGAAACTTGAGCTGATCGATGTGTTACAAAAACTTGGATTATCGTATCACTTTGAGGATGAAGTAAAGAGGACATTGGAAGCTATATACAACACAATTCATCAAGCTGGTGATATTTGCAAGAAGGAGAATTTATACGCCACTTCACTTGAATTTAGGCTACTAAGACAGCATGGATATAGTGTCCCTCAAG aaattttcaatattttcatgaatgAAAAGGGGAAATTCAAGGCAAGCCTATGTGATGATCCTAAGGGATTGCTGTACTTATTTGAAGCCTCATTCCTTTCTATAGAAGGCGAAACTATCTTGGATGAAGCAAGAGCGTTTGCAACAAAACAACTCGAGGAGTACGTGgagcaaaacaaaaatcaaaatctttcTACTTTCGTGGGCCATGCCCTAGAGCTTCCATTGCATTGGAGGATGCTAAGGTCGGAAGCAAGGTGGTTCATTGATACATATAGGAGGGAAGTAGGCATGAACCCTGTCTTGTTAGAACTTGCAGAATTGGATTTCAACATGGTACAAGCAGTCCATCAACAAGATGTAAAACGAGAGTCGAG gtgGTGGAAGAGCACTGGCCTTGGAGAAAAGTTGGGCTTTGCAAGGGATAGGTTGATGGTGAATTTCTTATGGACTGTTGGCAAATCATTTCAGCCTCACTTCGGATATGGTAGGAGAATGATAACAAGGCTCAATTGCCTGATAACAACAATAGATGATATCTATGATGTTTATGGATCTTTTGAACTTGAGCTCTTCACGGATATTATTGAGAG ATGGGATGTCAATGCGATCGATCAGCTCCCATATTATATGCAGATCTCTTTCCTTACACTCAATAATTTCGTTAACGAAATGGCTTTTGACATCCTCAAGGAACAAGAACTGAATGTCATTCAGTACCTTCGAAAAGCG TGGATAGATCAATGTAGATCTTACTTGGTGGAGGCAAAGTGGTACTACATGGGATATACACCTTCACTTCAAGAATACTCTCAGAATGCATGGATTTCAATATCGGGACCGGTTATTCTTGCACATGCGTATTGTTTTACCACATTTCCAATGACAAAGGAATCCTTGGCATCTATGGAAGATAACATGACTAATATAATCTATTGGTCCTCAATGATTTTAcgacttgcaaatgatcttggCACATCCTCG ATTGAATTAAAGAGAGGTGATATTCCTAAATCAATTCAATGTTATATGAACGAAACTGGTGCCAGTGAAAAAGACGCTCGTGAGCACATAAGATATTTGATCAGCGAAGCATGGAAGAAGATGAACAAAGAACGAGCTACTAGTTCTTCGTTCTCACAAGCGTTTATGGAATATGCAATGAATTTGGCAAGGACGGCCCAGTGCATATACCAATACGGGGATGGGCATGGTACACAAGACCGCGAGACTAGGGATAATGTATTATCATTGCTTATTAATCCCATTCCTTTACGTAAATGA